From Spartinivicinus ruber, the proteins below share one genomic window:
- a CDS encoding FliM/FliN family flagellar motor switch protein, giving the protein MSKAETAVEAVELTEVNPLDQLGQPVFNQIQHDIIKDLSVDASVRLGKASITVEKLFNLKENETIQLDSAATDPLELVVNGSVVAKGEIVIVDGCFGIKVTQLSE; this is encoded by the coding sequence ATGAGCAAAGCTGAAACAGCTGTAGAAGCAGTAGAACTTACTGAAGTCAACCCATTAGATCAATTGGGGCAACCTGTCTTTAATCAAATTCAGCACGATATCATCAAAGACCTGAGTGTCGATGCCAGTGTACGATTAGGTAAGGCAAGTATAACGGTTGAGAAACTGTTTAATCTTAAAGAAAACGAAACGATTCAACTGGATTCAGCCGCTACTGATCCTCTAGAGCTGGTAGTTAATGGGAGTGTGGTTGCAAAAGGTGAAATTGTTATTGTTGATGGATGTTTCGGTATTAAAGTCACTCAATTGTCTGAATAA
- a CDS encoding FliM/FliN family flagellar motor switch protein: protein MAIADLVSDWCKKWFFNTVECQSVVTPAWQVTDSIDMQANTTYQLKDDGVGCLLLEEESFRLMLMDYLLGQSVAEQVESSEKGVNHPVVKALINKCQEDFQQLLDVRQDVSILPKAWTLSSQYASGWLYATISLADVWVVGLLFDPANWLITKNLLKYLPKTKASYELADKYDSIKHESVEVIAELGCSSLSVSQLATLQVGDIITLDRSLADGVMIKSLSGDNIVTGLLGTHEGNKAIVVKKAK from the coding sequence ATGGCTATTGCTGACTTAGTCAGTGATTGGTGTAAAAAATGGTTTTTTAATACAGTTGAATGTCAATCAGTTGTTACACCTGCTTGGCAAGTTACTGACTCAATTGACATGCAGGCTAATACAACTTACCAGCTTAAAGATGATGGAGTTGGCTGCTTATTATTAGAAGAAGAAAGTTTCAGGCTCATGTTAATGGATTATTTGCTGGGGCAGTCTGTAGCTGAGCAAGTTGAATCTTCTGAAAAGGGGGTGAACCATCCTGTAGTCAAAGCATTAATTAATAAATGCCAAGAAGATTTTCAACAGCTATTGGATGTAAGGCAAGACGTTAGTATTCTGCCAAAAGCGTGGACACTTTCTAGCCAATATGCCAGCGGCTGGCTTTATGCCACTATTTCGTTAGCTGACGTGTGGGTGGTAGGTTTGTTATTTGATCCTGCGAATTGGCTGATAACGAAAAATCTATTGAAGTACTTGCCGAAGACAAAGGCTAGTTATGAATTGGCTGATAAATATGACTCAATCAAACATGAGTCAGTAGAAGTGATTGCAGAGCTTGGTTGCTCATCACTATCAGTTTCACAATTGGCTACTTTGCAAGTAGGTGACATTATTACTCTTGATCGGTCGTTAGCCGATGGAGTAATGATAAAATCTCTGTCCGGTGACAATATTGTAACCGGTTTATTAGGTACCCATGAGGGTAATAAAGCCATTGTAGTGAAGAAGGCTAAATAA
- a CDS encoding flagellar hook-basal body complex protein, translated as MSTLGAIFKSFSGIHGFTRSLDNLSHNLSNINTPGFKGKDVLFRDMASNTEGAGVRHSGEKLRFTQGDIVSTGRDTHLAIDGNGLFVLTDGDKKVFTRAGQFELKNNKLVDSASDLAVQAIKVDNLHQQVLDISAYQYQPPKPTTSISLSGNLKADAPVDSVYPAEDNSSELSFEVYDNQGGKHKFTVSLKKIANKEWQLFVKNSNDVDMLKDANNKIKFNVGGLAIDSKLEFSIKDLQGNDQTIQINIGNGLQGITSLTGAQSKALVKVDDGAPKGDIKSLSFDRHGYLEITYTNNEKVKPYQVLLANVPETQLESIGNGMFAASENAEITYGKPNNGVFGVIRGGSIEQSNINMSKEFAEIVVVQRGYQATAQLINVTSQMLEELYNSTRGR; from the coding sequence ATGTCTACATTGGGTGCAATTTTTAAAAGCTTTTCCGGTATTCATGGCTTTACCCGTTCTCTTGATAACCTGAGTCATAACCTATCGAATATCAATACGCCTGGGTTTAAAGGGAAAGATGTATTATTTCGGGATATGGCTTCCAATACAGAAGGGGCTGGGGTAAGACATTCTGGGGAAAAACTGCGATTTACCCAAGGTGATATCGTTTCAACAGGGCGGGATACCCATTTAGCTATTGATGGAAATGGATTGTTTGTTTTAACTGATGGTGACAAAAAAGTCTTTACTCGAGCAGGTCAATTTGAGTTAAAAAATAATAAACTGGTGGATAGTGCTAGTGATTTAGCGGTACAAGCAATCAAGGTGGATAATCTGCATCAACAAGTCTTGGATATCAGTGCTTACCAATATCAGCCACCTAAGCCAACAACCAGTATTTCCCTATCTGGTAATCTTAAGGCTGATGCACCAGTGGATAGTGTTTACCCAGCAGAAGACAATAGCAGTGAATTATCTTTTGAGGTGTATGATAATCAAGGAGGCAAGCATAAGTTTACGGTTAGCCTTAAAAAAATAGCTAATAAAGAATGGCAGCTATTTGTAAAAAATAGTAATGATGTTGATATGTTGAAAGATGCAAATAATAAAATTAAGTTTAATGTTGGTGGTTTAGCTATAGATTCAAAACTCGAGTTTTCCATTAAAGACCTGCAGGGGAATGATCAAACAATTCAGATAAATATCGGCAATGGGCTGCAGGGAATTACCAGTCTTACAGGTGCGCAATCAAAAGCTTTAGTTAAAGTGGATGATGGCGCACCAAAAGGGGATATTAAATCCCTTAGTTTTGATCGTCATGGCTATTTAGAAATTACCTACACCAATAATGAAAAAGTGAAGCCTTATCAGGTGCTATTAGCGAATGTGCCTGAAACTCAATTAGAGTCAATTGGCAATGGCATGTTTGCCGCAAGTGAAAATGCTGAAATTACTTATGGCAAACCTAATAATGGGGTATTTGGTGTTATTCGTGGTGGTTCTATAGAGCAGTCCAATATTAATATGTCTAAAGAGTTTGCTGAAATTGTGGTAGTGCAACGAGGCTATCAGGCAACTGCTCAATTAATTAATGTAACCAGCCAAATGCTGGAAGAGTTGTATAATAGTACTCGAGGACGATAA
- a CDS encoding flagellar hook assembly protein FlgD: protein MAVEAIGQVVDNAVVSERNPIKLDEFLNIFITQLNYQDPMNPVDNREFMAQMAQFSSLELQRNSKEHLNQLLEMTASSQSIGLLGKYVGVTTNGEAKTGEVTTINFVQGQPLLTVTVSENEIIPNVKPSSITLIK from the coding sequence GTGGCGGTAGAAGCAATAGGTCAGGTTGTCGATAATGCGGTTGTTTCAGAAAGAAACCCAATTAAACTTGATGAGTTTTTGAATATTTTTATCACCCAGCTAAATTATCAAGATCCCATGAATCCGGTTGATAACCGGGAATTTATGGCCCAGATGGCGCAGTTTTCTAGCCTGGAGTTGCAACGTAATTCAAAAGAGCACTTAAATCAATTATTGGAAATGACTGCTTCTAGTCAGTCAATAGGCTTATTAGGCAAGTATGTGGGAGTCACCACGAATGGTGAAGCAAAAACAGGGGAAGTAACCACGATTAATTTTGTGCAGGGTCAGCCATTATTAACAGTAACAGTTAGTGAAAATGAGATAATTCCTAATGTTAAACCTTCATCTATCACCCTGATTAAATAA
- a CDS encoding FliI/YscN family ATPase, which translates to MKTESFIDQFNLKLKQQSRLERYGRVVNFSGGIIECNGPDVKVGSVCAIISQNEIVGIEQEPPILAEALGFKAGKILLIPYQSAEGIQPGNKVMVVSDKPIIKASSELLGRVLNAYAEPIDGGPSIGQYTQYPIKKSSTNPFQRVPIKKPFITKSLTVDTFLTMGYGQRMGIFAGSGVGKSTLLNHMIGNVAGVDVNVIALIGERGREVIELVDSLPSDQRQHTVFVVATADDPPLKKIMAAYSAMAIAEFFAGQNLNVLISMDSITRFAMAQREVGLLLGEPPTTKGYTPSCFTALGQLLERAGNFQQGSITGLFTILVEGDDLMEPVADHARAVLDGHIVLSRELANSGHYPAIDLLQSKSRLLNQLVNVDQQRLINQSLAMLAKYQQAKDMIELGAYQSGANEGLDKAINFHNELSRLIYRQSKISCSELYVRLKGLLP; encoded by the coding sequence GTGAAAACAGAAAGTTTTATTGACCAGTTTAATCTCAAGTTAAAGCAACAGTCTCGGTTGGAACGCTATGGTCGTGTCGTTAATTTTTCGGGGGGTATTATCGAATGTAATGGTCCCGATGTAAAAGTAGGCTCGGTTTGTGCAATTATTAGTCAAAATGAGATTGTTGGTATTGAGCAAGAGCCACCTATTTTAGCAGAAGCATTAGGGTTTAAAGCGGGTAAAATATTACTTATTCCTTATCAGTCGGCTGAAGGCATTCAGCCTGGCAACAAGGTTATGGTAGTCAGTGATAAACCAATCATTAAAGCATCTAGTGAATTACTGGGTAGGGTACTGAATGCTTATGCAGAGCCTATTGATGGAGGTCCCTCAATTGGTCAATACACCCAATATCCAATTAAGAAAAGTAGTACTAATCCTTTTCAACGAGTACCGATCAAAAAGCCATTTATTACTAAATCACTAACCGTTGACACTTTTTTAACCATGGGTTATGGCCAGCGGATGGGAATTTTTGCCGGTAGTGGCGTAGGTAAGAGTACCTTATTAAATCACATGATCGGAAATGTTGCTGGCGTTGATGTCAATGTGATCGCGTTGATTGGTGAACGAGGCAGAGAGGTTATTGAATTGGTAGATAGTTTGCCCTCGGATCAACGTCAACACACAGTTTTTGTAGTAGCTACTGCAGATGACCCCCCGCTGAAAAAAATCATGGCTGCTTATTCAGCAATGGCGATTGCAGAGTTTTTTGCTGGCCAGAACTTAAATGTATTGATCTCTATGGATTCCATTACTCGGTTTGCAATGGCTCAGCGAGAAGTGGGTTTATTATTGGGTGAACCTCCTACCACTAAAGGGTATACACCTTCTTGTTTTACAGCGTTAGGGCAACTGTTAGAAAGAGCCGGAAACTTTCAGCAGGGATCTATTACTGGCTTATTTACCATATTGGTGGAAGGTGATGATTTAATGGAGCCTGTTGCTGACCACGCTCGTGCGGTACTGGATGGTCATATTGTGTTATCCAGGGAACTTGCCAACAGTGGTCATTACCCCGCAATTGACTTATTACAAAGCAAAAGTCGATTGCTTAATCAACTGGTTAATGTTGACCAGCAAAGATTAATCAATCAGTCGTTAGCTATGCTAGCAAAATATCAACAAGCTAAAGATATGATTGAGTTAGGTGCTTATCAGTCAGGTGCAAATGAGGGTTTGGATAAGGCAATTAATTTTCATAATGAGTTGAGTCGTTTAATTTATCGTCAATCGAAAATCTCTTGTAGTGAGCTTTATGTCAGATTAAAGGGACTGTTGCCATAG
- a CDS encoding FliH/SctL family protein, whose product MAQIIRDASIVGKRQLLEASGASGAQASVNKSEPSNKIENLICENNQLVEQLALLQQEKKQLQTENATLQQALNEYQQTIVRDRQQAEHEGYQAGHEKGLDIATNEVNQQFEVQLRHLEAATELLKKQLKVEQAKLDEKIVSQALLVISHLAGKLYLNEDFFIHWVKTSLQQISTNKKITVLLSQVDFQRINPVIEQIQAQLSPLNIEWQVDQTKPTGELHFIADYGCWKLSYKEQLEQLEQLLE is encoded by the coding sequence ATGGCCCAGATTATTCGTGATGCTTCAATTGTAGGGAAACGACAACTGTTGGAGGCATCTGGAGCATCGGGTGCTCAAGCAAGTGTAAATAAATCAGAACCGTCAAATAAAATAGAAAATTTAATTTGCGAGAATAACCAACTAGTAGAACAGCTTGCTTTACTTCAGCAAGAAAAAAAACAGTTGCAGACAGAAAATGCTACTTTGCAACAAGCGCTTAATGAATATCAACAAACAATTGTTAGAGATCGCCAGCAGGCGGAACATGAAGGCTATCAAGCAGGCCATGAAAAAGGGTTAGATATTGCAACGAATGAAGTAAACCAGCAGTTTGAAGTACAGTTGAGGCATTTAGAAGCAGCTACAGAGCTGTTAAAAAAACAGTTGAAGGTTGAGCAGGCTAAACTTGATGAGAAAATAGTCAGTCAAGCATTATTAGTGATATCTCATTTGGCTGGTAAGTTGTATTTAAATGAAGACTTTTTTATTCACTGGGTAAAAACTAGCTTACAGCAGATTTCAACCAATAAAAAAATAACTGTGTTGCTTAGTCAGGTTGACTTTCAACGCATTAACCCAGTGATAGAGCAAATCCAGGCACAGCTGAGTCCACTCAATATAGAGTGGCAAGTTGATCAGACAAAACCAACTGGTGAATTGCATTTTATTGCAGATTATGGATGCTGGAAACTTTCTTATAAGGAACAGTTGGAACAACTTGAGCAATTATTAGAGTAA
- the fliF gene encoding flagellar basal-body MS-ring/collar protein FliF has product MIQQLDANQKKKVLILAAVIVITVMIGMALFIWSFDRYVNVATNLTKEQTANIIDAFERHKVNYQFDQGNLLVDKSQLQQARLVLAKNGFYAEQNQGFELFDQENYGVTRFSQKITYQRALQGELERTIVSLAEVSNARVHIVLSDKKPFAKKATAKASVSVQLKPGAQLMGYQIKGIQQLVAGAVPDLAIEQVTVLDQAGRVISNGTTDSALASDKLSFKQQLESYYKAKITSLISSLHQVRPLVNVDIALDYTKQRVTRESALPVEGSQQGVLISSKINKQFTNESPQKNKVSKPLKSEVVEQRFAVTKEVSESVNAPGSISRITIAVIIPYALDNDQLQSVENVIKQTVGFNTSRGDAIAVTTWEPVAVNEPLEIKSNDTAVFDHSGEGEALEAHLPRSNDAFIAFSQLSSTHLVVLAGALLVLLLVFGLSYFRRNRLAANERQQLLSDINEWLKVADHAK; this is encoded by the coding sequence ATGATTCAGCAACTCGATGCCAATCAGAAAAAAAAGGTTTTAATACTCGCTGCTGTTATAGTCATTACTGTTATGATTGGTATGGCTTTGTTTATTTGGTCGTTTGATCGATATGTCAATGTTGCAACTAATTTAACGAAAGAACAAACAGCAAATATTATAGATGCATTTGAGCGGCATAAGGTAAATTACCAGTTTGATCAGGGTAATCTACTAGTGGATAAAAGCCAGTTACAACAAGCCAGACTGGTATTAGCAAAAAATGGCTTTTATGCTGAACAAAACCAAGGGTTTGAGTTGTTTGATCAGGAAAACTATGGTGTAACACGATTTTCTCAAAAAATTACTTATCAACGTGCACTACAAGGTGAACTGGAGAGAACAATTGTGTCTCTCGCTGAAGTGAGTAATGCTAGGGTTCATATTGTATTGTCTGATAAAAAACCATTTGCTAAAAAAGCAACAGCTAAAGCATCAGTATCTGTGCAGCTTAAGCCTGGTGCACAGTTAATGGGTTATCAAATAAAAGGTATTCAACAATTAGTGGCTGGTGCTGTGCCAGATTTGGCTATAGAACAGGTGACTGTATTGGATCAAGCTGGACGAGTTATTTCCAATGGTACCACTGATAGTGCATTAGCTTCAGATAAGCTTTCATTCAAGCAGCAATTAGAAAGTTATTATAAAGCGAAAATAACCTCATTAATTTCATCATTACACCAGGTTAGACCACTTGTTAATGTGGATATTGCGCTTGACTATACCAAGCAGCGAGTTACCCGTGAGTCTGCATTACCTGTAGAGGGTTCCCAGCAAGGAGTCTTGATTTCCAGTAAAATAAATAAACAGTTTACTAATGAAAGCCCACAAAAAAATAAAGTGAGTAAACCGCTTAAATCAGAGGTCGTAGAACAACGTTTTGCCGTAACAAAGGAAGTATCTGAATCGGTAAACGCGCCAGGAAGTATTAGTCGGATTACAATAGCAGTGATTATTCCTTACGCATTAGATAATGATCAGTTGCAAAGTGTCGAAAATGTTATTAAGCAAACAGTTGGCTTCAATACCTCAAGGGGTGATGCGATTGCTGTGACTACTTGGGAGCCAGTAGCTGTAAATGAACCGTTAGAGATAAAAAGTAATGACACAGCAGTGTTTGATCATTCAGGAGAGGGTGAAGCTTTGGAAGCTCACTTACCTCGCTCAAATGACGCTTTTATAGCTTTTTCTCAATTAAGTTCAACACATTTGGTAGTGCTGGCTGGCGCTTTATTAGTTTTGTTGCTTGTATTTGGACTTAGCTACTTTAGACGCAATCGCTTAGCGGCTAATGAAAGACAACAGTTGTTATCTGACATCAATGAATGGTTGAAGGTAGCTGACCATGCAAAATGA
- the fliE gene encoding flagellar hook-basal body complex protein FliE: MEIFSLDEATKVFQQSLSIDQAQSSFNSVYDTIAKLNQPLVDADKAAQQVALGNLDNLHQTMSTIRQAKITLEAAMQIRNTALEAYKELMQTQV; the protein is encoded by the coding sequence GTGGAAATTTTCTCATTAGACGAAGCTACCAAAGTTTTTCAGCAGTCATTAAGCATTGATCAGGCACAATCGAGTTTTAATTCAGTGTACGATACTATTGCTAAGCTAAATCAACCACTAGTAGATGCTGATAAAGCCGCCCAGCAAGTTGCATTAGGAAATTTGGATAATTTACATCAAACTATGTCCACAATTCGGCAGGCTAAAATTACGCTTGAAGCTGCAATGCAAATAAGAAATACAGCTTTAGAAGCCTATAAAGAACTAATGCAAACACAAGTATAA
- the flgC gene encoding flagellar basal body rod protein FlgC: protein MDLANSFDISLTGLQLEKLRVNTVALNLANANTVAKADEEAFKAVEVVVENLTQQLVKGIQPEAIQLVEKDQEPLKVYDPTHPLADDAGFIRKPNINPTNEMLTLMTAVRSYEANLQVLKASRQMALMAIDPGKA from the coding sequence ATGGATTTAGCTAATAGTTTTGACATTAGCTTGACTGGTTTGCAGCTGGAAAAATTACGAGTGAACACCGTTGCGCTCAATCTAGCGAATGCAAATACTGTTGCAAAGGCTGATGAGGAAGCATTTAAAGCTGTAGAAGTGGTGGTTGAAAACTTGACTCAACAGCTGGTTAAGGGGATACAACCAGAGGCAATTCAGTTGGTTGAAAAAGATCAAGAACCATTAAAAGTCTATGATCCAACTCATCCATTAGCCGACGATGCTGGGTTTATTAGAAAGCCTAATATTAATCCAACAAATGAGATGTTAACCCTGATGACAGCTGTCAGGAGTTACGAAGCAAACTTACAAGTGCTAAAAGCTTCCAGGCAGATGGCATTAATGGCAATTGATCCAGGTAAAGCATAG
- a CDS encoding flagellar basal body rod protein FlgB, with translation MEIFTETITEALINKMLDRSVLEHKLIANNVANVNTKNYVPLTTKNSETFEAILASFEEQAEEVRQSQLKSIVKDWDITAEIAAETNKDTVAIDDEMAKLSMNTLHYQALLRAKSELKDLMTVAVQGVK, from the coding sequence ATGGAAATTTTTACTGAAACTATTACAGAAGCTTTGATTAATAAGATGCTTGATCGTTCTGTTTTGGAACACAAGTTAATTGCAAATAATGTAGCTAATGTTAATACAAAAAATTATGTACCATTAACAACAAAAAACAGTGAAACCTTTGAAGCTATTCTGGCTAGTTTTGAAGAGCAGGCTGAAGAAGTGCGCCAATCGCAATTGAAATCAATTGTGAAAGACTGGGATATAACAGCAGAAATAGCAGCGGAAACTAATAAAGATACTGTCGCAATTGACGATGAAATGGCAAAGCTGTCAATGAATACTTTACATTATCAAGCACTGCTACGTGCCAAGTCAGAATTAAAAGATCTAATGACTGTGGCTGTGCAAGGAGTGAAATAA